GAACGACATCTTAAAAAAGGCGATGCACTACTTCGCCAAAGACCGGCGCTGATCTATGCCTTCATCCACGATCATCGCTTCAAGTGCCGAGTCTCGAAGATGTGCAAAACCTTTGATGTATCCCGAAGCGGCTATTACAAATGGACCAAGCGAAAAGCCAGCAAACGTGAAAAACGACGTCGCAAGTTGGAGCGGCGGATCCGTCGTATCTTTCTGGAATCGCGTCGATTATATGGAAGCCCCAAAGTAGCAAAAGAACTTCATAAGCAGGGCATACGTGTATCCGAGAAAACGGTCGCTCGGATCATGAAGGAGCTGGGTTTACGCTCTCGCACGGTGAAGAAATACAAGGCCACAACAAATTCGAAGCACAACCTGCCCGTCCAAGAGAACGTGCTGAACCGCGAGTTTAATCCGGCAGCTCCAAACAAGGCCTGGGTGGCTGATATTACGTATATCCCGACCGATGAGGGTTGGCTGTATTTGGCGAGCATCATGGACCTGTACAGTCGTAAAATCGTTGGCTTCCACATGGATCAGCGAATGACGAAAGAACTGGTGTTAACGGCGCTGGATCGTGCCTACAGCCAGCAGCGGCCTCGTGGTGAGGTGCTGCATCATTCGGATCGTGGCAGTCAGTACGCTTCCCATGACTACCAAGCGCGACTGCGCACCTATAAGATGAAAGGCAGTATGAGCCGTAAAGGGAACTGTTACGATAATGCGTGCATCGAATCGTTCCACAGTGTGCTCAAGAAAGAACTCGTCTACTTGGAAAAATTCAAAACACGCAAGGAAGCCAAGAAACGCATTTTTGAATACATTACTTGTTTTTACAATGGAAAGAGAATCCATTCAGCAATTGGGTACTCTACGCCCAATGAGTACGAACGTATGTACCGATTCGCTGCATAATTTTCTCGATTCTTTGTGTCTACTCTATTGACAGAGGTACAGATTTTTCTTTTTCTTCTTTAAAGTCTCCCGCAGCATCAGTTATGCGCTGCATGAAAGTGACGTACATATAGATATACTTGCATTACAGGTTAAAAGGTTTGGATTATAGATGAATTTTTTTATGAACTAGCCCTCCATCTGCTAGTATGACTCGGATTCTTCGCATATGGGTTTTAACCGTATTAAGTGGAATTCCACACTCGCTGGCTATGACACTTAGCTTGAACCCCTTTATTCGTAGATAAGCAATCTGTGCCTGAACAGAATTCTTTCCTTCAATAAACTGGACAATCTCTCTTTCCATCTCTTCCTCCATAAGCCGATTTCCTGTACCTTAAGTTATCGACCCCTTGGGACTCCAATAACTCAAATGCAATTCTGGCACCTTTAAACGGTACTTGTGTGCTTTCCTGTCATATTTGAATCCTAACTGTTTAGTCATATAACCGTGCTTTAGACGTAGGTACAGAAACCTCCCCAGATACATTAAGAAACCGTCAGAAAGGTTGCCGTACCTGTGCTCCCGCTCCCAGAACCGCTTTACTACATCAGAAAAAACAAGATATGAATCCTGATACAGTCCGAGCATAGGCGGCTTCGCATACCAGCAACATGCCATCAGGCGCTGAATCGTACGGGAGATCACAACTTGGACTAAGGGATTGCTGAAAGTAGCATTTACATTTTCAGCAGTATGCGTCTTCTGACTCAACAACCCCTCCAGCAAACTATAAGCTTCTTCAATGAGTTCCATGGGATGCTCAACTTTGCATTCCATTTGACTGAACACAAGCTGGCTTTGACTTCGCCATAATTGAGCACGTTCAGTACTATGAAGAAGAGTACTACCTGAAGGCGGACTCTGCCATATCTTCATGAACACCACAAACTGTCTTTCAAAACCTTTCCTCCACGCTTGATAATCCATAGATAACTTCCTTTCTTTTTGAGGTTAGTAGTAGTACTGCTGAATGCAAAAAAGGACAGATAGCAGCCGCAGTTAAAGGCACCGTTGCACCTTTGATCTACGAACTTCTACCTGTCCTACTGTCCTACTGTCCTTCACTACATCCCATTCACAATCCTACGCATATAGCTGTTCCAATAAACCTGGAATTTAATCCCCCTACAGCAAATTCCCTAGCTTAGCCTGATCAGTATAACTGCCTAATTGGTTGATCCGGCCTATCCCAAAGAGCTCTGATCTCCTCCATACGCTGCTTATTCATGACAGCTCCAATGTTCCCCGCACCTACTGAACCCTGGCTTAAAACGTCAATAAATTGCTCTGTGAAGGCTCTCATGTCCATCGCTCTACAGATGTCTTCTACTGTAATGTAAACCATACGGCAGTATCTTGGATTCCATATCCCCAGCCTGTCTATCTGAGGATGAAAGTCTGGAGTAAGGCAGGATAATATCCAATAGCCAATAAGCTGTCGCAGATGACGTATGGCATATTTGAAGCTGGATTCCACCTTAATCTCAATCAGCATATCATCCAGAATTAGATCCCCGTCAGCGCCGCCCACAAGCCCTGCAATAGCCCTTCCAAATGATGGATTACAAACAACTCCCCGCTCTGCTATGAAGAGTGATTGCCGTTCCTGAGTGGCTTTAATCAAGCTTCTAAGGTCAACAATATCTGCATCCACTACATTCAAAGGGCCCTGCACATCCATGTATCCAGATCGGTAATAGCTTTCAAGATGGGCTAATACCAGGCTGTCTTGCAATAAAATATCGTCCAGTTCCACTTGACCGTTAATATACCTATTCCTGTGCTCTATTATAGAAGCAAAACGGGCATTCAGATGTGCATCTGAAGTTGACCACCGCTCCAAGCCAGCAAATGCCGCAAGCTCTTCTGCTGTCTGTTCCTGATGGACACCGTTTATTTTCTGCACATAGGCACGAAGCAGATAATCGTAGGCATGACCTATTAGTCCTGCTGTGGAATGCTTTCGCGGGACAATCTGTACAGGATTCGTTGGGAATGGATCTCCACCATCAACATTCTGGAAGTGCACCTTCATATTTGGGATTGTTGCAAATAGAGCCTTGATGTTTTTATCGAACGTCAGCAAGCTTGTCAGAGACATAGACTGTTCCTTTCTGGATTCATATCCATACCCACTAAAAAACTTTATCCTCAACCGACTATGTTACATCCCGTTGACCCATTTCTCTTTTACGTGGCAGTCTTCTATACTCAGGACACCTTTCAGTTGCTATCCCTTCAACAGGAGTAAATGTTTGCAGATCAGCGAAGGGAAGAATTAACGGTGGCAATGTTAGGTTTTCAAGTATGGGAGATATCCCAGCTTTTCGAAGCTTCCTTAAATACCTTCCTTTTGTATCGCTATACACACCGTCCAATGCATTGCGTCCATATGCATCAATGAAACCCATCATGTGAATTGCCGCCGCTCCCCCATATAAAACCGTGAGCTTCTTTTGCACCTCATTAGCTGACGAGATTGTTAGATTGGCCATAGGAAGTGTATTAAAATACTTTGCAATCATTGAACCAGTTACTTCATCCGTGCACAGCTCACCAAACTTCCGAGAGTTTGCGTTTCCAAGACTTAATGTTCTGTATCGCACTTCATATCTTAAGATTCCCTGACAGCGCTCAACCTCTTCCATAGTTACACCCTGCTCTTTCAGTACTTTCTTCTGCTTGTCATAAACCTGATGTTCCATGTGATCGCACTTAAATGATACAGATTCACCTGCATACGTTATTGTCTGGTACCTTGGCAGCTGAGCCTTGCTGAAGACCGATATATAGTCCTGTACTTGATCTCCCACCTGAAAGTCGTGATAGGTATGCATTTGGCGGACTGACCATTCTGGAATGGGATCTGCTTCTATCTTGATGCCTTCCAGACACTTCTGTAACGTTAAGAATACCTGATCCCGATGACTATCATTTAAGGAGATTAGCGAAGAACCCGTTATCAGTTTTGGCAGTGATGAAATATGAAGTCTCAACTTGTAGTTCTGAACTGTGTATTGAACAACAACTTTACAGGTGGCTCCTTGAATTTCATATTTATAGCAATCATATTCTCCTGTTTCCTTGTGGTAGGTATTATGTGCCTTTGAGCTTAGAATCTGCATTGCCTCTTCAGAAAGTATTGCCCTGGTCTGCAACTCCAGTGTATCTATCTTCATGATGTTAACCTCCTTATACGGATGTAGTGCCTGTAACTTAGTTAACTACTGCAGAATTGCCGTACTTTTTGGTATTGGTATTAGAGACATTCTCTTTTAAACAGATGCTTCGATCTTGTGAGAACGAATTCCGCATCTTTACCGCTTTTTTTTAATAACTGTGAGCTATGAAGTTCTCAAAGATCATTGCACCTGAAACATTTCCAGGATACGGTTATAATACAACGTTGTAAACTTAAAGTAAAGTTTATTTTATATTTACTTTTCTAGTGTTTCTGTTATACTGTACATAAGAATAAGGAGGTAGTTGTATCATGAAAAAGGACAACGCTGGAAGAATGGTGAATGGTGAAGAGCTTATGGAGTTTAAAGGTCTAACATTTAATGAACGAATTAAGTGGGTACGGGAGGAGTTAAATAAGATCTACATTGGCGAGTACAGTGTCAAACAAGTCGCAATAAGCAGCGGAGCAATTAGTCACGTGGGATTGTACAATCTGGAAAAAAGTAGTGATAGTTCGCCAAGGAAAAATACACTCAAAGAACTAGCGAGTTTTTATCAGGTGCCTCTGGCAATCTTCAGCGCAAATGATCCAGACCCATTCTTTCTGGGAAAACAATTTGGCGATGAAAACATTGAACAGAAGACAGCTGATATTCGTGATCCACTTTACAAGCTTCGTCACACCTTTGTTTTATACTCACCTGAAGGTAAGCCTGTTTTAGAAGAGGCAATCGAAGTGGACGTAAGACATATCGATGCAGAAGAGTGGTTACAGCGTCTTCAGTATGAAAAAGATATATTACAGAAGCGATTATTGAAGCAGAAGAAAATAGATGAAGCTTATGATTATTTAAACGGGAGAAAGCACCATGATTGATTTGATGGCAGGAGTGGACATATCAACACAGGGGATAGAAACAGTCGTCAGCCTATCGACTCCTACATTCATTGACATTAGGAATAGCAGTGTTGAATACGCGCCCAACTTCCCCAATATGATGTACACTCTATGGGCGTTTATTTGTAGTCATAGAAGGTTCCCTTCACAAACTGAATATACGCAGTACTTTTTAAGTGTCCATTCCAGTACCTTATCCACTCTGAATGAAGCAGCAGTCAAGGCTAGACTGCTTCGATCATTCCCTTCCCTTATCAGGGAGATTCATTTTTATGCTCTGGTTAAGGAATCTGGCCTCTTTCAAGAAGTAAACTATTCAGCTAAATTGGATGTGGAGGATGGCACAGATCTTTCCGTAAAATGTGGAGGCTATGAATATGGAGTTTCTTGTTACGTGCAAACCGAAAGATCTTTGGAGTACAGGAGAAGGAAGAGAAGCCGCCCGCGTACTCCAAAAACCAATTCGATTGAATTACCGCTGGACCTAAGCTCAGGCACCACAGTCAACGGGTGGATATTCTATAATAGAAATCATGTTCACGATTTGCTGGACCACATAATCGAATATGCTTCCAAGAACTACAATCAATGCTTCCTGGATGTTATGGGTGTCTAGCAGCAATGCATACAGTAAGGCAACCATACTCAAAATGAGTACAGTTGCCATCTTGTTATTACCGTATCTTCCCAACCCGCTTCTTCTGCTGTATCAAGCGATTCAACGGAGATGCCGTATTATGCTGTTCCTTCATATCATTGTCAGAGAGCCGCACATACCGCTTCGTCATGGTCATGTCCACGTGGCCCAGCATACGCTGTAGGCCGAATGCATTGCCGCCACCTCTCAGGAAGACCACAGAGAAGGCATGACGCAGCGCATAAGGCCAGATATGAATACCCAACTTCTTGCCGTACATTTCCACACGGTCACCCCATGTGTGTCTGGTCAGTGGCTTCCCTTCATTAGTACAGAAGATAGGTGCCTTTCCCTTCCACTCTTCGGGATGAATGGAGATTAGCTCCGAGATAGCATCTACTGTGATTGGAGATAATGGCAGTGTGCGTGTCACTCTTGTCTTGGCTTTCGTAGCATCTATACGGATCTCATAGGCTCGGGGATGAAAATCGTCCTCCATTAGTCCAAAGGCTTCCTTCGGCCGTATGCCGCAATCCAGAAACATCAGGAACAGTGCATAGTCCCTCAACCCAGCGAAGGTTTCCTGATTGGGTAATGTGATTAATCGGGCCAGCATCTCTTCATCAATAGTTACGGACCTGCCTTCGTCCTTACGCTTTTTGAAACCATCCAGAGGGTTATCTTCCAGCACACCATGCTCACAGCACCATTTGAAGAAGGTCCGCAGGTACACTAGCCGATTGTTATAAGTGGCTGGCTTAATGCCTTCCTGGCTCAAATGCTCGCAGACGGCGTTCTCCAGCTCATCGTAAGAGTTTCTGGCTTCTGGATACCGTTTATACAGCAGCTGTATATGCGTGGAGTAGTCCAGCAGCGTCTGCTCGCTGATACCGTTTGCCTTCTTCCAAGTAATGAACCGATCCATAGCCTCTTCCATTGTTGCGGGGGTTTTCTTGATCTTGTTTACGCGTGACGCCATAAAAGAATCCTCCTTTGCTTCTACCTGTTTTGTGAAGAACAGATAGCTCAAAAGAGGACCTCTAGCAGGGAATCCTGTGCGGCTGTTGCAGCCCATTTAAAGCACACAGGATTCGCTATTTTTCTGGTTTGCGGAAATGAATCCAAAGGGCCAAAACCCTTATAAATCAAGAATGCCGAGGACCGGGATCGAACCGGTACGGTAGTCACCTACCGCAGGATTTTAAGTCCTGTGCGTCTGCCAATTCCGCCACCCCGGCAGGGGTAAATTACTTTATTCCGCATAACGCGACAAGATATATAATATCATGGTTTCGGGTTTGACGCAATCTTATTTTTTTAACAAAGCATAGCCCGTACCGGCGCTTTACCGGATACGGGCCATGGGTGCTGCTTCAATTAACGGTGTTCGCGACTTCTGTTTCTCATGCCCGCCAGACCGAGCAGACCAATCAGGCCAAGCCATCCCCAGTCAACGTTGTTGTTCCGGTTGTTGTTTGCTGCGGTGGCACGGTAATTTCCTGTGCGCGTCGTGTTCGCGAGCGGAGTAACCGTATTGTCATTGGTGCGCGTCGTACCAACGCCTGTAGGATAGGTTGTCCGGTCTCCGCGGTACATATTGCCGGTCAGTCCATCATTGGTCCCAGTACCATGGATCGCGATATCTCCCGCTCCCACTGTCTCGGACGCGTTCGATGCATACCCGACCCCCATCAGACTCATCGATAAAACAGCAGTGCATGCAAAGCTAGCCATCAGCTTGTTCAAAGGTGAGTACCTCCTTGTTGTGTTAGTCGCTGTTAGCTTCCCCCTCATGTCTACACTCTATTCACAGCACAGCATACCGAATGATTTAACCTTCTGCCGGGAACACTAACTCGAAGAAAGGTGGGGTGAACTTATGGATATACACAGCGACAGCTACAAAGTTGCAGCTCTGGACCAGAAGGATGCCATTGAAATCATCCGCAGCGCTGAGGCCAGCATTGCCCAATTAACGGGCAGTCCCGTTACGTTGATCGCCTACGAAATAAGCGGAGATCCTGAAAGTTAAACGTACGTATCAATTGCACAATCGCAGCTGAACATAAGGCGCGGACTGCCGTTGGGCTGTTCGTGCTCACTTTAACTAACCGGGATGTACTTCCAAGATACTATCCAGTCCGATCCACTTCCATTCGTCCGCCCATTGGAGCTTGATTTCCCGAGTGTGGGCATGAATGGAGGTGACAAATCCGCTCAGCTTCATCTCCTCCAACGAATCCCACAAAACAACCGTTATCCGAACATGCTCCCGCAGCGACAGAGACAGCGTTCTTTCCATCTCTTCCCGCTTCCGTTCATCAATCACGGGCTGCTTCCGGCGAAGTATCTCCCGCTGCCCTTCCGGAATCCGCTGCATCTGCTCTTTAATCATCATACGGCTGCTCTCCAGCAGCCCATTTCCCTCCAGTTTCTTGCCCAAAGGGAGTCGCCTCCTTTTTAAAATAACCCACAAAGTACCTAGTTGTCGCGAAATAGGAACGTATGTTTGTATTATAACCACTGTTTATATTTTGAATCAACAAGAAAAAAATAACAGCGAAAAAGGCGCGGACAGCTGCTGCTGCGCGCCTTCTTATTCGGACGGTTTGACCCGGTCTATTCGCTTTTCTTCGTATCCAGCAGGCCGGTCGCTTCTCTCGCTTCGTT
This region of Paenibacillus sp. URB8-2 genomic DNA includes:
- a CDS encoding tyrosine-type recombinase/integrase, encoding MASRVNKIKKTPATMEEAMDRFITWKKANGISEQTLLDYSTHIQLLYKRYPEARNSYDELENAVCEHLSQEGIKPATYNNRLVYLRTFFKWCCEHGVLEDNPLDGFKKRKDEGRSVTIDEEMLARLITLPNQETFAGLRDYALFLMFLDCGIRPKEAFGLMEDDFHPRAYEIRIDATKAKTRVTRTLPLSPITVDAISELISIHPEEWKGKAPIFCTNEGKPLTRHTWGDRVEMYGKKLGIHIWPYALRHAFSVVFLRGGGNAFGLQRMLGHVDMTMTKRYVRLSDNDMKEQHNTASPLNRLIQQKKRVGKIR
- a CDS encoding WGxxGxxG family protein; the encoded protein is MRGKLTATNTTRRYSPLNKLMASFACTAVLSMSLMGVGYASNASETVGAGDIAIHGTGTNDGLTGNMYRGDRTTYPTGVGTTRTNDNTVTPLANTTRTGNYRATAANNNRNNNVDWGWLGLIGLLGLAGMRNRSREHR
- a CDS encoding YolD-like family protein, which gives rise to MGKKLEGNGLLESSRMMIKEQMQRIPEGQREILRRKQPVIDERKREEMERTLSLSLREHVRITVVLWDSLEEMKLSGFVTSIHAHTREIKLQWADEWKWIGLDSILEVHPG
- a CDS encoding IS3 family transposase (programmed frameshift), with the protein product MTKKYDKEFKLQTIQMIQEEGKAVAQVARELGISDNTLYRWMAEYKQDGAQAFPGSGQLKADDKAMRDLQKRIRDLEEENDILKKGDALLRQRPALIYAFIHDHRFKCRVSKMCKTFDVSRSGYYKWTKRKASKREKRRRKLERRIRRIFLESRRLYGSPKVAKELHKQGIRVSEKTVARIMKELGLRSRTVKKYKATTNSKHNLPVQENVLNREFNPAAPNKAWVADITYIPTDEGWLYLASIMDLYSRKIVGFHMDQRMTKELVLTALDRAYSQQRPRGEVLHHSDRGSQYASHDYQARLRTYKMKGSMSRKGNCYDNACIESFHSVLKKELVYLEKFKTRKEAKKRIFEYITCFYNGKRIHSAIGYSTPNEYERMYRFAA